A genomic region of Saccopteryx bilineata isolate mSacBil1 chromosome 1, mSacBil1_pri_phased_curated, whole genome shotgun sequence contains the following coding sequences:
- the NPY2R gene encoding neuropeptide Y receptor type 2 — MGPIGAKAEENQTVEEMKVEPYSPGPATPRGELAPDPEPELIDSTKLIEVQIVLILAYCSIILLGVIGNSLVIHVVIKFKSMHTVTNIFIANLAVADLLVNTLCLPFTLTYTLMGEWKMGPVLCHVVPYAQGLAVQVSTITLTVIALNRHHCIVHHLERKISKRFSFLIIGLSWGISALLASPLAIFREYSLIEIIPDFAIVACTEKWPGEEKSMYGTVYSLSCLLILYVLPLGIISFSYTRIWSKLKNHVSPGTANDHYHQRRQKTTKMLVCVVVVFAVSWLPLHAFQLAVDIDNQVLNLREYKLIFTVFHIIAMCSTFANPLLYGWMNSNYRKAFLAAFRCEQRLDTIHSEVFVSFQAKKNLKVKKNNGPRDSFTEATNV, encoded by the coding sequence ATGGGCCCAATAGGTGCAAAGGCTGAAGAGAACCAGACAGTggaagaaatgaaagtggagccGTATAGTCCCGGGCCGGCCACTCCCAGAGGTGAGCTGGCCCCTGACCCTGAGCCAGAGCTTATAGACAGCACCAAGCTGATTGAGGTACAGATTGTCCTCATCTTGGCCTATTGTTCCATCATCTTGCTTGGGGTGATTGGCAACTCCCTGGTGATCCACGTGGTGATCAAATTCAAGAGCATGCATACAGTAACCAACATTTTCATTGCCAATCTGGCTGTGGCAGATCTGCTGGTGAACACCCTGTGCTTGCCGTTCACTCTGACCTATACCTTAATGGGAGAGTGGAAAATGGGTCCTGTGCTATGCCATGTGGTACCCTATGCCCAGGGCCTGGCAGTGCAAGTGTCCACAATCACCTTGACAGTCATTGCCCTGAACCGGCATCATTGCATCGTCCACCACCTGGAGAGGAAGATCTCTAAGAGATTCAGCTTCTTGATTATTGGCTTGTCCTGGGGCATCAGTGCCCTGCTCGCAAGCCCACTGGCCATCTTCCGTGAGTATTCACTGATTGAGATCATTCCTGACTTTGCGATTGTGGCCTGTACCGAGAAGTGGCCCGGTGAGGAGAAGAGCATGTATGGCACTGTCTACAGCCTTTCCTGCTTACTAATCCTGTATGTTTTGCCTCTGGGCATCATATCTTTCTCCTACACTCGTATCTGGAGCAAACTTAAGAACCATGTCAGCCCTGGAACTGCTAATGATCACTACCATCAGCGCAGGCAGAAGACCACCAAGATGCTGGTGTGCGTGGTGGTCGTGTTTGCGGTCAGCTGGCTGCCTCTCCATGCCTTCCAGCTCGCTGTCGACATTGACAACCAAGTCCTGAACCTGAGGGAGTACAAACTCATCTTTACCGTGTTCCACATCATCGCCATGTGCTCCACCTTTGCCAACCCCCTGCTCTATGGCTGGATGAACAGCAACTACAGAAAGGCTTTCCTCGCCGCCTTCCGCTGCGAGCAGAGGCTGGACACCATTCACTCGGAGGTGTTCGTGTCTTTCCAGGCTAAAAAGAACCTGAAAGTCAAAAAGAACAACGGCCCCAGAGACTCTTTCACAGAGGCTAccaatgtctga